A genomic region of Trichothermofontia sichuanensis B231 contains the following coding sequences:
- a CDS encoding S1 family peptidase, giving the protein MRCELSLATVLLGATIAIVQSVIAINSTVALQISEISDIAKRITGQIFLVREGRREKAGSAVIVGRDRSDYYVLTSRHVMNYPGDYQIKMSNEEFYYPLSPVGSREVAELGLRISPELDVTLLKFESQRSYPSAELDNKTPLAYGQEVYIFGYPSLISAPTHFTSGRITSLAPNDAKGYDVAYDNRVVPGTSGGPVLSQAGRVIGINGKAQTDPATGTLIAFGIPLSRFVTDRFIERFSVPIPNPVPASIAGFPKASCGDPNSGGSNTWYSVLINDTEANFRRVQAEYCRDAIRKDNGIQVASFLNVEKAREFASFMQNAVGSGRVGSPYVPSPPPRRNWNFPMATCGDRDPGGRNTWYPVFVNYSEARLRMIQTQYCRDAIRNYREKLGLHSIQIASFLKQEDAQAFADLMKRRIGSGEVGESSQFDARSATSGAGRR; this is encoded by the coding sequence ATGCGATGTGAGCTATCCCTGGCAACGGTATTATTGGGGGCCACGATCGCGATTGTACAAAGCGTGATCGCGATTAATTCAACGGTTGCTCTTCAGATTAGTGAGATTAGTGATATCGCCAAGAGAATTACTGGGCAAATCTTTTTAGTGCGGGAGGGTCGGCGGGAAAAGGCGGGATCTGCCGTTATTGTTGGTCGCGATCGCTCAGATTATTACGTTTTAACCAGTCGTCATGTGATGAACTATCCGGGCGATTATCAGATCAAGATGTCGAATGAAGAGTTTTATTATCCCCTGTCTCCCGTTGGGAGTCGAGAAGTTGCTGAGTTGGGTTTAAGGATTTCACCTGAATTAGATGTTACGCTCTTAAAATTTGAAAGCCAACGTAGTTATCCATCTGCTGAACTGGATAATAAGACACCATTAGCCTATGGTCAGGAGGTTTATATTTTTGGTTATCCCTCTCTAATCTCCGCGCCAACGCATTTTACATCGGGTCGGATCACGAGTCTTGCACCGAACGATGCTAAAGGCTACGATGTTGCCTATGATAATCGGGTGGTGCCGGGAACTTCAGGGGGACCGGTTTTATCCCAAGCGGGTCGGGTAATTGGGATCAACGGTAAAGCGCAGACCGATCCGGCAACAGGGACGCTGATTGCGTTTGGCATACCCCTCAGCCGCTTTGTTACCGATCGCTTTATTGAACGCTTTTCGGTACCAATACCCAATCCCGTACCCGCTTCGATCGCTGGTTTTCCCAAGGCTAGTTGCGGCGATCCCAATTCTGGGGGAAGCAATACCTGGTATTCGGTATTAATCAATGATACTGAAGCAAATTTTAGGCGAGTACAGGCGGAGTATTGTCGAGATGCGATTCGCAAGGATAATGGTATCCAGGTAGCTTCTTTTTTGAATGTAGAAAAGGCCAGAGAATTTGCTAGTTTTATGCAGAATGCCGTGGGCAGTGGTCGTGTTGGTTCTCCCTACGTGCCATCCCCCCCACCCCGAAGAAACTGGAATTTCCCGATGGCAACCTGTGGCGATCGGGATCCGGGTGGCCGTAACACCTGGTATCCAGTATTTGTCAATTACAGCGAAGCCCGTCTCAGGATGATTCAGACGCAATACTGCCGGGATGCGATCCGGAACTATCGTGAAAAACTGGGCTTACATTCGATTCAAATTGCGTCGTTCTTGAAGCAAGAGGATGCCCAGGCATTTGCGGATCTGATGAAAAGGCGGATTGGCAGTGGTGAGGTGGGTGAGTCGTCGCAGTTTGATGCGCGATCGGCTACTTCTGGGGCAGGGAGAAGATAA
- a CDS encoding S1 family peptidase, whose product MLRGKHGYHPALLAGLVSGSLCVGTIVCPWSRVPFSGQAFPPLTETSVDVLVQDTRLYQLAERISVQVMAGEPTRQTIGSATVIKRQGSVYWVLTNAHVLRADPGPYWVQTSDGQVYAALPVENIPFNDADLAVLAFDSPQTEYAVVAPGGGGQVGEVVYAAGFPIAFDSEAPPRFTLQRGQISLFLPKPLAGGYQVGYTNPVASGMSGGPVLNAQGQLLAINGMHSEALWGDPYVFMDGTLPEANLKAELSRYSWGIPISAARSLWSSTVSLSGNK is encoded by the coding sequence ATGTTGAGGGGAAAGCATGGCTATCATCCGGCTCTGTTGGCAGGGCTGGTATCGGGTAGCTTGTGTGTTGGCACGATCGTCTGTCCGTGGAGCCGCGTGCCCTTCTCTGGACAGGCGTTTCCCCCATTGACCGAGACGTCCGTAGATGTTCTGGTTCAGGACACGCGCCTATATCAACTGGCAGAACGGATTAGTGTTCAGGTCATGGCGGGTGAGCCAACGCGCCAAACCATTGGCTCGGCGACGGTGATTAAACGGCAGGGGTCAGTGTATTGGGTGCTGACGAATGCCCACGTTCTCCGGGCCGATCCGGGTCCCTATTGGGTGCAAACCAGTGATGGTCAGGTGTATGCGGCGCTGCCAGTGGAGAATATCCCGTTTAATGACGCTGATTTGGCGGTTTTAGCGTTCGACAGTCCGCAGACTGAGTATGCGGTGGTGGCCCCAGGGGGGGGAGGCCAGGTGGGAGAGGTGGTGTATGCGGCGGGATTTCCGATCGCCTTTGATTCGGAGGCTCCGCCGCGATTTACATTGCAGCGTGGTCAGATTTCCTTATTTCTGCCTAAGCCGCTAGCCGGGGGGTATCAGGTGGGGTATACGAATCCGGTGGCGTCGGGGATGAGCGGCGGGCCGGTTCTGAATGCCCAGGGACAGTTGCTGGCAATCAATGGAATGCATTCGGAGGCGCTCTGGGGTGATCCCTATGTGTTTATGGATGGGACTTTACCGGAAGCGAATTTGAAAGCAGAACTGAGTCGCTATAGCTGGGGAATTCCGATTAGTGCGGCCCGATCGCTATGGTCATCAACGGTGTCATTGTCTGGGAATAAGTAG
- a CDS encoding COP23 domain-containing protein — protein sequence MTLPRLIRGLLSATLVSGTLAMTSLPGLAQTSASTASRFFCGLYQGHPATVVRTISRGNIPLILWVDDSFPEPWNPQSRCEEISARFQRFYENGTLNYLRSAITNGQPALCVAAFQGGDCLPNGLVVTLRPYTDPSAVLERLLTKRVMVDGQPVFLSGNLDEERVQMDITPVGEAVYGDLRPLLELLPPVPPGSGPVWEEPAIGEQ from the coding sequence ATGACTCTACCGCGATTGATCAGGGGACTCCTCAGCGCTACCTTGGTTTCGGGGACACTGGCGATGACCAGCCTGCCGGGACTGGCGCAGACGAGTGCATCCACCGCATCTCGATTTTTCTGTGGCCTCTACCAGGGGCACCCAGCTACCGTTGTCCGAACGATCTCACGCGGGAATATCCCGTTAATTTTGTGGGTGGACGATTCCTTCCCGGAGCCGTGGAATCCCCAATCCCGATGCGAGGAGATTTCGGCCCGTTTTCAACGCTTCTATGAAAATGGCACGCTGAACTATCTGCGATCGGCGATCACGAATGGACAACCGGCCCTTTGTGTCGCGGCTTTTCAAGGGGGGGACTGTCTGCCCAATGGGTTGGTTGTGACCTTAAGACCCTATACCGATCCAAGTGCTGTTTTGGAGCGTTTGTTGACGAAGCGGGTGATGGTTGATGGTCAACCCGTTTTTCTATCTGGAAACCTAGACGAAGAGAGGGTTCAGATGGACATTACCCCTGTGGGTGAAGCCGTTTATGGGGATTTGCGGCCTTTGCTGGAACTGCTGCCGCCAGTGCCGCCAGGGTCAGGGCCGGTCTGGGAGGAACCCGCCATCGGGGAGCAATAG
- the rbsK gene encoding ribokinase, protein MSDQSNKYAIVFGSLNMDLVATVPRLPLPGETILGDRLLTIPGGKGANQAVALAKLGVPTAIVGRVGADSFGTALCEQLATAGVEITAIASDDSVASGVALIAVDTQGENQIIVIPGANGQVGQPDLDRLISRLPQANFLLLQLEIPLAAVGAAAQAAHQQGVQVVLDPAPVRAPLPLDLYPLVDILTPNAIEASQLAGFPVTDQKSAIAAAQTLCDRGVQTVIVTLGGAGIVWATAAGTIGQLAAYPVTAIDTVAAGDAFNGGLVAALVDGLPLETALRWGMAAGALATTQVGAQASLPDRAAVQTLLDSVR, encoded by the coding sequence GTGTCTGATCAATCTAATAAATATGCGATCGTCTTTGGGAGTCTCAATATGGATTTGGTGGCAACGGTACCCCGTTTGCCGTTGCCTGGTGAGACGATCTTGGGCGATCGCCTGTTAACGATTCCTGGGGGTAAGGGAGCCAATCAAGCGGTTGCGCTGGCGAAGTTGGGGGTGCCGACGGCGATCGTTGGTCGGGTAGGAGCCGATAGTTTTGGAACAGCGTTATGTGAGCAATTGGCAACTGCGGGGGTGGAGATTACGGCGATTGCGTCAGATGACTCCGTAGCGTCGGGTGTAGCACTGATTGCTGTGGATACCCAGGGTGAAAATCAGATTATCGTGATTCCAGGGGCTAATGGGCAGGTAGGCCAGCCAGACCTCGATCGCCTGATCTCGCGACTCCCCCAGGCAAACTTTCTCCTATTGCAGTTAGAAATTCCCCTGGCGGCTGTAGGGGCGGCGGCACAAGCAGCCCACCAACAAGGGGTACAGGTGGTCCTGGACCCGGCCCCCGTGCGCGCCCCCCTACCGTTGGATCTGTATCCACTCGTGGATATTTTGACCCCGAATGCGATCGAAGCCAGCCAGCTAGCCGGTTTCCCCGTGACGGATCAGAAGAGTGCGATCGCGGCGGCCCAAACCCTCTGCGATCGGGGCGTGCAAACCGTGATTGTGACTTTGGGGGGAGCGGGGATTGTCTGGGCCACAGCAGCGGGAACAATCGGACAACTGGCGGCCTATCCCGTCACGGCGATCGATACGGTAGCCGCCGGGGATGCGTTTAATGGCGGGCTAGTAGCCGCGCTGGTTGATGGCTTGCCCTTGGAAACGGCGCTGCGTTGGGGGATGGCGGCAGGGGCACTGGCAACCACCCAAGTCGGTGCCCAGGCATCCCTCCCCGATCGGGCGGCTGTGCAGACATTGTTAGATAGTGTTAGATAG
- a CDS encoding ABC transporter ATP-binding protein codes for MTQELAILTQGLTKEFDVPTSPRGARSASPPENRQRGVSDIDLAVTAGEVYGLIGPNGAGKTTLIRLLATAETPTVGEIYLFGQRLKQDEHNLALKQRIGYLPDDYPLYDELTVWDYLDYFARLYGLQQPRRRHRLHEVLELVQLTGKRHSPITTLSRGMRQRLSLARTIIHEPLLLLLDEPVSGLDPIARLHFRDLIRALREAGMTIVISSHVLSDLAELCTTIGVMEFGFLVESASLADLYQRWSQQRLIISSLGSLDALQAELRNHPAVAAIDPVSPAPQPSPSLAAGASPATGTQTVATVQVNFTGGPDTAAALLRQLVEAGLPIAEFRPEQEDLEAIKGD; via the coding sequence ATGACTCAAGAATTGGCAATCCTCACCCAGGGCCTGACGAAGGAGTTCGATGTGCCCACCTCCCCACGGGGTGCTCGCAGTGCCTCCCCGCCGGAGAATCGGCAGCGGGGCGTGAGCGACATTGATCTTGCGGTAACTGCTGGTGAGGTTTATGGACTGATTGGCCCCAATGGAGCAGGTAAGACTACCCTCATCCGCCTTCTGGCCACTGCCGAAACGCCGACAGTCGGGGAAATCTATCTCTTTGGCCAACGGCTAAAACAGGATGAACACAACCTGGCTCTCAAGCAGCGCATTGGCTATCTACCTGATGATTATCCCCTCTATGATGAGCTAACCGTGTGGGACTATCTCGACTACTTCGCCCGTCTCTATGGTTTGCAGCAGCCGCGCCGTCGGCACCGCCTCCATGAGGTCTTGGAATTGGTGCAACTCACGGGCAAGCGCCATAGCCCGATCACCACCCTCTCCCGTGGGATGCGCCAGCGCCTCAGTCTGGCCCGCACCATTATTCACGAACCTTTGTTGCTCCTACTGGATGAACCTGTCTCCGGGCTAGATCCGATCGCTCGCTTGCATTTTCGCGACTTGATCCGGGCGCTGCGGGAGGCCGGGATGACCATTGTCATTTCGTCCCATGTCCTGAGCGATCTGGCGGAACTGTGTACCACGATCGGGGTCATGGAATTTGGCTTCCTCGTGGAGAGTGCCTCCCTGGCTGATCTCTATCAGCGCTGGAGCCAACAACGGTTGATTATTTCCAGCCTTGGGAGTCTGGATGCCCTCCAGGCAGAACTGCGTAACCATCCGGCAGTCGCCGCGATCGACCCCGTATCCCCCGCCCCGCAGCCTTCGCCTAGCCTTGCCGCAGGCGCATCACCTGCCACAGGCACCCAAACCGTGGCCACAGTCCAGGTCAACTTCACCGGCGGGCCAGACACCGCCGCTGCCCTCCTGCGGCAATTGGTCGAAGCAGGTTTACCGATCGCAGAATTTCGTCCCGAACAGGAGGACCTCGAAGCCATAAAGGGCGACTGA
- the acs gene encoding acetate--CoA ligase encodes MSQPTIESILQENRLFQPPAEFAQAAHINSWEAYEQLYAQAQADPASFWAGLAERELHWFEPWQQVLDWHPPHVKWFVGGKINIAYNCLDRHLTTWRRNKAALIWEGEPGDSRTLTYAQLHREVCQFANVLKQLGVNKGDRVGIYMPMIPEAAIAMLACARIGAPHSVVFGGFSAEALRDRLIDAEAKLVVTADGGWRKDAIVPLKEQVDRAIANDAVPTVENVLVVERTKQKIHMEPGRDHWWHDLRVGVSADCPAEPMDSEDMLFILYTSGSTGKPKGVVHTTGGYNLYTHITSQWIFDLKDTDVYWCTADVGWITGHSYIVYGPLSNGATTLMYEGAPRASNPGCFWDVIEKYGVTIFYTAPTAIRAFIKMGEHHPKSRNLSSLRLLGTVGEPINPEAWMWYYRVIGQERCPIVDTWWQTETGGIMITPLPGAIPTKPGSATRPFPGILADVVDLEGNPVGVNEGGYLVIRHPWPGMMRTVYKDPDRFRRTYWEHIPPKDGQYLYFAGDGARRDEQGYFWVMGRVDDVISVAGHRLGTMEIESALVSHPAVAEAAVVGKPDEVKGEEVVAFVTLEGEYVPSEALAQELKQHVVQEIGAIARPGEIRFSEALPKTRSGKIMRRLLRSLAADQEVSGDTSTLEDRSVLDKLRGGA; translated from the coding sequence ATGTCACAACCGACGATCGAATCCATTCTGCAAGAAAATCGCTTATTTCAGCCGCCAGCGGAGTTTGCCCAAGCCGCCCACATCAATAGCTGGGAAGCCTACGAACAATTGTACGCCCAGGCGCAGGCTGATCCGGCTAGTTTCTGGGCCGGGTTGGCCGAACGGGAACTCCACTGGTTTGAACCGTGGCAACAGGTTCTTGATTGGCACCCCCCCCATGTCAAGTGGTTTGTCGGGGGCAAAATCAACATTGCCTACAATTGCCTCGATCGCCACCTGACCACCTGGCGACGGAACAAAGCCGCCCTCATCTGGGAAGGGGAACCGGGAGATTCCCGAACGCTCACCTATGCTCAACTGCACCGCGAAGTGTGCCAGTTTGCCAATGTGCTCAAGCAACTAGGGGTGAACAAGGGCGATCGCGTCGGGATTTATATGCCAATGATTCCGGAAGCCGCGATCGCCATGTTGGCCTGTGCGCGGATCGGTGCGCCCCACTCGGTTGTCTTTGGCGGCTTTAGTGCGGAAGCCTTGCGCGATCGCCTGATTGATGCCGAGGCAAAATTGGTGGTGACCGCTGATGGGGGCTGGCGCAAGGACGCGATCGTGCCCCTGAAGGAACAGGTGGATCGAGCCATTGCCAATGATGCGGTGCCCACGGTGGAAAACGTGCTGGTGGTGGAACGGACCAAACAAAAAATTCACATGGAACCGGGCCGTGACCACTGGTGGCATGACTTACGCGTTGGGGTGAGCGCCGACTGTCCCGCTGAACCAATGGACAGCGAAGACATGCTATTTATCCTCTACACCTCCGGTAGCACCGGCAAACCCAAGGGCGTCGTTCATACCACGGGTGGCTATAACCTCTACACCCACATCACCAGCCAGTGGATTTTTGATCTCAAGGATACGGATGTCTATTGGTGTACTGCCGATGTCGGCTGGATTACCGGCCACAGCTACATTGTCTACGGCCCCCTTTCCAACGGGGCAACGACCCTGATGTACGAAGGGGCACCCCGCGCCTCGAATCCGGGCTGTTTCTGGGATGTGATCGAAAAATACGGGGTTACTATTTTCTACACCGCTCCGACGGCCATCCGTGCCTTTATCAAAATGGGCGAACACCATCCCAAATCCCGCAACCTATCCTCCCTGCGGCTGCTGGGCACGGTGGGGGAACCGATTAACCCCGAAGCCTGGATGTGGTACTACCGGGTGATTGGCCAGGAGCGTTGCCCGATCGTGGATACCTGGTGGCAAACGGAAACCGGCGGCATTATGATTACGCCCCTGCCCGGCGCGATTCCAACTAAGCCCGGATCAGCCACCCGGCCCTTTCCAGGGATTCTGGCCGATGTGGTGGACCTAGAGGGGAATCCCGTGGGGGTAAATGAAGGGGGCTACTTAGTCATCCGTCACCCCTGGCCGGGTATGATGCGCACAGTCTACAAAGATCCCGATCGCTTCCGCCGCACCTACTGGGAGCATATTCCGCCCAAGGATGGCCAATATCTCTACTTTGCCGGGGATGGTGCCCGCCGGGATGAGCAGGGGTATTTCTGGGTAATGGGGCGCGTTGATGATGTGATCAGTGTAGCCGGTCACCGTCTGGGAACAATGGAAATTGAATCGGCGCTGGTGTCCCATCCCGCTGTGGCCGAAGCCGCCGTTGTGGGTAAACCGGATGAGGTCAAAGGCGAAGAGGTGGTGGCCTTTGTCACTTTGGAAGGCGAGTATGTGCCCAGCGAGGCCCTCGCCCAGGAATTGAAACAGCACGTGGTCCAGGAGATTGGCGCGATCGCCCGTCCCGGTGAGATTCGCTTTAGTGAAGCCCTGCCCAAGACGCGATCGGGAAAAATTATGCGGCGGTTGTTGCGATCGTTGGCTGCCGATCAGGAAGTGTCGGGGGATACCTCAACGCTGGAGGATCGCAGTGTGCTGGATAAGTTACGGGGCGGCGCTTAA
- a CDS encoding mercuric reductase, which produces MTANIPAEPALQPLDADNQRLMFQVRPPDWVNPQPAGCYDLVVIGAGTAGLVVAAGTAGLGLGFKVALVEKSLLGGDCLNVGCVPSKCVIRSARAVADMRDAAVYGMQPPDPIAVDFAAVMQRMRRIRAEISHHDSVARFQQLGIDVFLGPARFVDAQTIAVHDRSLRFKKAVIATGARPTRPSIPGLAEAGYLTNETVFSLTACPPRLAVIGGGPIGCELAQAFHRLGSRVTVLHQHHHLLTREDADAAAILQARFRQEDLNLLLDARVEKVETTPAGKVITYQQEGQLKTVVVDEILVGTGRTPNVAGLNLEAVGVKYDSRRGVMVNDYLQTTNPRIFAAGDICMSWKFTHAADAAARIVIKNALFSPFGWGRSRLSKLVMPWVTYTDPEIAHVGLYEQEAQAQGLKIQTIKIPLTEVDRALTDGETDGFIKILHQQGSDRILGATIVARHAGEMINEITLAIVTKQGLNTLAGVIHPYPTQAEMIRKAADTYRRTLLTPRTQSFLKFLAKLS; this is translated from the coding sequence ATGACAGCGAATATCCCCGCAGAACCCGCCCTCCAGCCGTTGGATGCCGATAATCAACGTCTCATGTTCCAGGTGCGCCCGCCGGATTGGGTGAATCCACAACCGGCTGGCTGCTATGACCTAGTAGTGATTGGGGCTGGGACAGCGGGGCTGGTGGTGGCAGCAGGAACGGCGGGACTGGGTCTCGGTTTCAAAGTGGCCCTGGTTGAAAAAAGTTTACTGGGGGGGGATTGTCTGAATGTGGGCTGTGTGCCGTCTAAGTGCGTGATTCGTTCGGCCCGTGCTGTTGCGGATATGCGCGATGCTGCGGTCTATGGGATGCAGCCGCCAGACCCCATCGCGGTTGATTTTGCGGCTGTAATGCAACGCATGCGACGGATTCGCGCGGAGATAAGTCACCATGATTCGGTCGCCCGTTTTCAGCAATTGGGCATTGATGTGTTTTTAGGACCGGCTCGGTTTGTCGATGCTCAGACGATCGCCGTTCACGATCGTTCCTTACGCTTTAAAAAAGCTGTCATTGCAACGGGTGCCCGTCCCACCCGTCCCTCGATACCGGGGTTAGCAGAGGCGGGTTATTTGACGAATGAAACTGTTTTTTCCCTGACGGCGTGCCCCCCGCGACTCGCGGTGATTGGTGGCGGCCCGATCGGGTGCGAATTGGCTCAAGCATTCCATCGCCTGGGAAGTCGCGTCACGGTGTTACATCAGCATCACCATTTACTCACTCGCGAAGATGCAGACGCTGCCGCTATTCTTCAGGCACGTTTCCGCCAAGAGGATCTCAATCTCCTGCTGGATGCCAGAGTGGAAAAAGTCGAAACAACGCCAGCAGGTAAGGTGATCACCTACCAACAAGAAGGGCAGTTGAAAACCGTTGTCGTTGATGAGATTCTGGTGGGAACCGGGCGGACACCTAATGTGGCGGGATTAAACCTAGAGGCAGTGGGTGTTAAATATGACAGCCGTCGTGGCGTTATGGTCAATGATTATTTGCAAACGACGAATCCCCGTATTTTTGCGGCGGGGGATATTTGTATGAGTTGGAAATTTACCCACGCAGCGGATGCAGCGGCCCGGATAGTGATTAAAAATGCCTTATTTTCACCATTTGGGTGGGGGCGGAGTCGGCTAAGTAAGCTGGTGATGCCCTGGGTCACCTATACGGACCCTGAAATTGCCCATGTCGGTCTTTATGAACAGGAAGCACAGGCCCAAGGGCTAAAGATACAGACGATTAAAATTCCTCTGACAGAGGTCGATCGCGCCCTGACCGATGGTGAAACCGACGGATTTATCAAAATCTTGCATCAACAGGGATCGGATCGCATCCTAGGAGCGACGATCGTGGCCCGCCATGCCGGAGAAATGATTAACGAAATAACGCTCGCGATCGTGACCAAACAGGGTCTTAATACCCTAGCAGGCGTGATTCATCCCTATCCCACCCAGGCAGAGATGATTAGAAAGGCAGCGGATACCTATCGACGAACACTTTTAACACCTCGTACCCAATCCTTCTTAAAGTTCTTAGCGAAACTCAGTTAA
- a CDS encoding TVP38/TMEM64 family protein: MTGLERMQFVWLLAVPAFVQGGPQVSGLNLQAELYAVLQWVKDLGIGGGFAFIAIYSAATVLFVPGSLLTLGAGIVFGVVFGSIYVFIGATIGAIAAFLVGRYLARAWVSQKIADNPKFAAIDQAVARAGFKIVLLTRLSPVFPFNLLNYAFGITGVSLQDYALGSIGMIPGTVMYVYLGSLAGDLAMLGTVEQPTAATVEWGIRILGLMATVVVTLYVTWIARRALAAEVKDLEL; the protein is encoded by the coding sequence GTGACTGGTTTGGAGAGGATGCAGTTTGTCTGGCTACTGGCAGTGCCAGCATTCGTTCAGGGAGGGCCGCAGGTCTCTGGGCTGAATCTGCAAGCGGAGTTGTACGCAGTCTTACAATGGGTTAAGGACCTGGGCATCGGCGGGGGCTTTGCGTTTATTGCGATCTATAGTGCGGCGACAGTGCTGTTTGTACCCGGATCGCTTTTAACGCTGGGGGCGGGCATTGTCTTTGGCGTTGTTTTCGGCTCAATTTATGTATTCATTGGGGCAACGATCGGTGCGATCGCAGCGTTTTTAGTGGGACGCTATCTGGCACGGGCATGGGTGAGTCAAAAAATTGCCGACAATCCCAAGTTTGCCGCGATCGATCAAGCCGTTGCCAGAGCCGGCTTCAAAATTGTCCTTTTGACCCGTCTTTCACCCGTATTTCCCTTTAATCTGTTGAACTATGCGTTTGGCATTACGGGCGTAAGTTTGCAGGACTATGCCCTTGGTTCGATCGGGATGATTCCGGGGACAGTCATGTACGTTTATCTCGGATCGCTAGCAGGCGACTTGGCTATGCTGGGGACAGTGGAGCAACCAACGGCTGCAACGGTTGAGTGGGGGATTCGGATTCTGGGGTTGATGGCAACCGTAGTGGTGACGCTCTACGTGACCTGGATTGCCCGTCGTGCGTTAGCGGCTGAGGTTAAGGATCTTGAGCTTTAG
- a CDS encoding helix-turn-helix transcriptional regulator, translating into MVRRRPSITLSIAEHEKAQLEQLALAFGQTWGAKPNVSKLIKAIAQGKLRLASNHDWSRDRIDTLNRILGWLKTHDEVSAALELAHLLLERSELSLPLRQEIQAWADHPSPPWRQEIEQWIRRQQPFRLAYQDAAGRIWSFTVRHARIERHEDYLYLDCWCDETDGNQDIDPLQHNWSLRLDRIPAETVIARTDGPWRPQLSQIDVEFHLLGNLAFSYRPKSTADLELNWLPDQPIKRVVRRIHNTFWFCREVRRYGPDCIIVGPPEVRDRFARDAIAVANYYTATRLPRPKAQDP; encoded by the coding sequence ATGGTGCGCCGACGACCCTCCATCACTCTCTCCATTGCCGAGCACGAAAAGGCCCAGCTAGAGCAGCTTGCCCTCGCTTTTGGTCAAACCTGGGGTGCAAAACCCAACGTATCAAAACTTATTAAAGCCATTGCCCAAGGCAAACTGCGCCTTGCCAGCAATCATGATTGGAGTCGCGATCGCATCGACACCCTTAATCGCATTTTGGGTTGGCTTAAAACCCATGATGAAGTCTCTGCCGCCCTCGAACTGGCCCACCTGCTGCTCGAACGCAGCGAACTTAGCCTGCCCTTGCGCCAGGAAATCCAAGCTTGGGCTGATCACCCCAGCCCCCCTTGGCGACAGGAAATTGAACAATGGATTCGCCGCCAACAGCCCTTTCGTCTGGCCTATCAAGATGCCGCAGGCCGCATCTGGAGCTTCACCGTTCGCCACGCCCGCATCGAACGTCACGAAGACTATCTCTACCTCGACTGCTGGTGCGACGAAACCGACGGCAACCAGGACATTGACCCCCTCCAACATAACTGGTCCCTCCGCCTCGATCGCATCCCCGCCGAAACGGTCATCGCCCGTACCGATGGCCCTTGGCGGCCCCAACTGAGCCAGATTGATGTTGAATTCCACCTCCTCGGTAACCTTGCCTTCAGTTATCGTCCTAAAAGCACCGCCGATCTTGAACTCAACTGGCTCCCCGACCAACCCATCAAACGGGTTGTTCGGCGCATCCACAATACCTTCTGGTTCTGCCGGGAAGTCCGTCGCTATGGCCCCGACTGCATCATTGTGGGACCACCGGAAGTGCGCGATCGCTTTGCCCGTGACGCGATCGCCGTCGCCAACTACTACACAGCCACTCGACTCCCCCGCCCTAAAGCTCAAGATCCTTAA
- a CDS encoding Uma2 family endonuclease, with protein MRHRFTVVQYDRMIEVGILTDRNQFELLRGEIMTVAPVGVHHTACVDRLAELFVRTLATWASVRVQGPIQLGVDSLPQPDLAILRQRSDGDGGKYPQAQDVWALVEVADTTIVFDRSVRVLLYAQGQIPEVWVVDLTVGAVHVYRNPSATGYGWVQIMCPGEAIAFQAFPNISFTVDQLLN; from the coding sequence ATGCGGCATAGATTTACGGTGGTGCAGTATGACCGGATGATTGAGGTGGGAATTCTGACGGATCGCAATCAGTTTGAATTACTCCGGGGAGAAATTATGACAGTGGCTCCGGTGGGGGTGCACCATACAGCCTGTGTTGATCGCTTGGCGGAGTTATTTGTACGGACGTTGGCGACGTGGGCAAGCGTGCGGGTGCAAGGTCCGATTCAGTTGGGCGTGGATTCGCTACCGCAGCCGGATTTAGCAATTCTGCGGCAGCGATCAGATGGTGATGGGGGGAAGTATCCACAAGCTCAGGATGTCTGGGCACTGGTGGAGGTGGCAGATACGACGATCGTGTTTGACCGATCGGTGCGGGTGCTCCTCTACGCCCAGGGCCAGATCCCGGAAGTATGGGTGGTGGATCTAACGGTAGGGGCGGTACATGTCTACCGAAACCCCAGTGCAACGGGCTATGGGTGGGTGCAGATTATGTGTCCTGGCGAAGCGATCGCGTTCCAGGCATTTCCCAATATTTCATTCACGGTTGATCAACTTTTGAACTAA